In the Brachionichthys hirsutus isolate HB-005 chromosome 1, CSIRO-AGI_Bhir_v1, whole genome shotgun sequence genome, TCAAATTTCAGcttgggtcagaggtcagcagtTAAATGAAGTGGACAGGGAGGGTTGGCAGAAGGTGTAAATATAGTCATTTATAATAATCCTTAACCCTAATATCATGTTTAACTGATAccctctattttatttttttatttttttctcatttggtGAGATATACTCAACCAGCCAGTGTGGGAACTAAATAATATTCCTCCACAATCATTCAAACTTTGTGACCTAAAAGCAACTACAATCATAGTCTGGCGAACACTCTGGGTTCTGTTTTGTACTTCTCTAGGTACATACCCTCCCCACTACTAATGTCTGCTAGACTGCAACCTTGACCTTTCCTGTGGAGCGATTACATAAACAAAGCCAATGACCTGATTGAGGTCAGGTGCATTTTTGGGATTTGATTACACAAACAATATTATACAGTAAGAGTTTTTAATTCACTGGACTGAAGCATTAAGACCTGTGAACAGTGGCTGAGGGAGTTAGAGAACAGCAACAGACCTTTTGTTTGAGCCATGCAAGGTTAATTTCACGGTTATCAATGCTCACACAAGGTTTACGTCTACAGCTGCAGGTCCACAGCCCATATTTGGACAACAGGGTCAGTCACCCCTGCCAATTTAGTTTATGGGGGAAAAAGTGTTGACCCTGACTGAAAAGAAGACCTCATGATAACATAATTATGGGTGATAGCAAAGTGCTATTCAGGGCCACTCAGCTACTTCCGAATTGCCCCTGATAGTAGATTGCTCCATGAAACTGTATTATATGACTAATTACATTCCCAAACTTAAAAGGGATTGCTTCGTGAAGCTTTTCTGTCAactccttttttcccctttatgTTGCTCTTAATCTTGGAGTTAAAATATctcaatttcttttctttttttaagctttTTAGGGAGACTTTTCTTGAGATACCTGCATGTTGGCATGGCATGATTGCCATTTATTCAGCcatcaaaatgatttaataaagtGCAGGATATACAAGCATATGAAGACTTTAATGCAATCTGAAACACAGTAACCACTATTTAgtaaagagaaaaaataaagcaaTCGAGGTTTCTGCTTTCACAGCTTCTCTAATATGAGCTTCAGTAATTCAAACCTTGAGCCAACATTACCCCCTAGTGGCCATCAGGCATTACTACATACACAAAATAGGACACATACAGTTTACACTTGTTCGTTTATTTTGGGAAACCTCCAGATAAGTCAGATGCAATTAAAATGTGAATATGATTACTATTTAATTTCGTTTCGTTATAATCCTCTATCATCATCAAAACtgatgttttattctgaaaaatatattttacaaaacATGACTGATGAATTGTGATATTTTAAtgtaagaaaaatgtaaaagaaatcaCAGGGCATGGGCGACATGTAACAGGCAACTGTATAACCGGTAACTTGGGACTTCGTACGCTCATCATTTTCCTTTGACTTGATCTTCATTATTCCTGCTCATGTATATGCACTGAAACAACCTTGTAAATAAACCCTTATATGAGATCAATGTGTTGTACTAGTAATAGTAATACATTAGAGCGTGTAATCTATTCCTGATGTTGTGATCTCAAAAAATACAATTTTCAAACCGTTATTATGAAAGTATTTACTCACCAATACTGCATTTTCTTTACACAAGTACTGCACGTGTCAAATATAACAAAATCATTGTGCAGTTATATTTGTCGTCACTATTACATTATGATCCATTACAGTTTCAAATCAGTCTAATTTTGTGTCAAACATCCTTAAAATATAATGCGTCTCgaaataatgtcattttaaaatgttccaaatcaaaaatgatttattcaaGTTTGTATACCAAGTTCGTACGCCATCCCAACTGCCCGTTCATTTGTTCTCCTAattaaattacaattacatTGATGTTACGGGCCCATATTAATATTCAACTCAATAATTTACAACTGTCaactttcctttattttctaaCCCTCAAATAAATGGGAGGACGCGCTGAATGCTGGGATTCTGCGGGATCCACCGCACAACGCCATCTTTAAACCCCACAAGAGGCCAGAGACACAGTTTGTGCACCGGGATGAGAAACACGACCCCTTCCGCGGGATTTAAGTTCGGATCGTGGAGGTGGCGTGGCTTCTCCCCGGTGAAGTTGCCACTCGGGGACCGGCAGGTGTGACCGTGAGAAGACGACCAGGCGACCCCGCGAGAGCCTGAAACTGTTGTTATCTTAGGCAGACAACAACAATAGACGGAAAGACAACAACAACGGACTAGCACGCTAGCGCTCacgctagctaacgctaactaCTTCTTCAGCAAATCAGTCCGGCTCCGCTGGAATTTGGACCGGACGCTGTTTGTAGTTGGCATCTGGGCATACAGCGAGACACGCAGTCCATCACTTCgttgccacttttttttttttttttgtattgaaaATTCTACAAACATTTACGTCGTGGCTTTAGCTAGCTAAAAGCTAAGTCCCGACTTTCCCCCTTCCCCAGCGGCCCGGCCGGAGATGCGTGGAAGATGTCGGTGTCGGGGCTGAAGGCCGAACTGAAGTTTTTGGAATCCATTTTTGATCCAAACCACGAACGTTTCAGGATCATCGACTGGAAGCCCGACGAGCTGAGCTGCCAATTTAACGTAACTGGCGATAAGCTTCTAATTATCCACTGCAACATAACGGTAAGGGGACGACGTCGTTGGTGCTCGATGCGATGCTAGCGCTAGCTTGGTAACTTGCTAGCCAGGGTTTTGGCTACCTCCACATTTGTGGTGCCATGCGCTATCGCTTTTGCGTAGCTTCATAAGCTGGGCGACAGACTGTCGTGGTAGAGCGGTTTTGTTGTGCCATCCCAATTCTGGAAAGTATTGATTAGCGAGCATAGCTTCAAGCTAACGCTGCGCTGTGTATGCTAATGCtcggagatgatgatgacaacaTTAAATGGCTCTGTTTAACCGTGCCTTGCGGAAGTGCATTGGTCAAATGtgtaattctctctctctctctcgttctgtCGTCCACGCCGGCTGCAGGAATCCTATCCTTCCACGCCTCCAATATGGTTCGTGGACTCTGATGACCCGAGCTTGACGCAAGTTTTGGAGCGGTTGGAAGATGTGAGGAAAGGCAGCACCCTGGTAATGAACGCAGTCCTTTTAATTTGTCTCTCTCATCGATGAAAACGTGATGATTTCTGTTCAAATACAAATGCTGTCTGCCGGCAACTGTCTGTCATCCGAGCTGCTCCCCGATAGCGATCGGGGGAACTCGAGTTTAACGCTCGCCGAATGACAGATGTCATCTTGTGGCGCAGCAGCCTCGTTAACCAATAGAATATAAGCAGAGGGTTCTGTTTCACAACTGACCTCTTCAACCCTGGTGTGCTTAAAAATAGCAGTTGAAGATGCTTCAGCAAATTGCTTTCATAAGATCCCTGCGATGACAGAATAAAACGTTGaacttgcattgattgcttggCTGTATTGACTTTAGGCTTCCTTGTAGCAAACGCACTTTCTGTGCATTATTGTGTtgcaacacacaaataaacatctcccgaaggaggcggagccagattATATCGGTGTGAATCAATTTCACGTCTTGGTTTTAGTATCTCCATTTGTCTGCAATAATTGAGGAGTGTTAAGTGCAAACTTCACGTAGGAGTGAATTTTACGTCGTTGTCAAGTGTTTGATGTGAATGATTTTTAGAATTCCTGACGTGGCTTTGCTATGATGGAAGTGTTAGACTTTTGTCCTTTTGGTTTAGAATGGTCTTTGAGTACAGACTAAATGGATTGTCCTAAGATTGTTGCGGCgtctgtactactactactgtactttcggtttgtcccgtgaggggtcgccacagcaaatcagcgttctccacttcaccctgtcctttgcatcgtcctgcccaacaccagccactctcatgtcctccctcactccgtccatgtgtcttctcctgggtcgacctctagctctgttccctggcagttccatcctcagcatccttctaccgatatagtccctgtctctcctctggacatgtccaaaccatcaaagtctgtcctctctgaccttgtctccaaaaacatctaacctttactgtccctcttattgtctcatttctagtCCTATCCAACTGTCAGGCACAATTCATgactgtctgttttttttgtgtcattatAGATGCAGTGTGGCAGCCTAAATTTAGCCTTGTACAATAATTGTCTTTGATTACATAATCACTCAAACTGCCttcatttacagcatttttttaaaaacaattatatgcccctttagtgtctgtgtgttgctccACCTGCAGATTAttccactgttgttgttgtcatgccCTTTAATGCACTGCATTGTACATAGTCTCAAGCAATCATGAGCTGGTACTTTGGTATTCTGGAAAATGGGGAACAGAAAAATATTGTCATTCATGCCTGAGATATTGTTTGTCACCTCACGACTGTGCATTAGCAGCATTTAATGGTTGGGCTAACTcttcttgtctgtgtgtgctttttttttttttttttttagcttttacaGCAGTTAAAGAAACTCATATGTGACCTTTGTCGGCTGTACAACCTTCCCCAGCATCCAGATGTTGAGATGCTAGACCAGCCACTCCCTGCAGGCCCGGTCGGACAAGACAGAAAGGCAAGACCGTTCAGCTAGATGTTCACAAAATGCTGCTGTGTCGAATGTCGCCACTAGGATATGGTATGGCCATCTTGTAGATGAGAAGATCGCAATTgcctcgtctacagccgctcgtccgccttgcgggtcatggGTCTGCTGTAGCCCATCTCAACTGGTtgcgggtgagaggcggggtacgcccCGGATGAGATGTCGGCTCATTGTGGGGCTTTTAAGGAATACTCTTTGATCAATCACCTCCAAACGACTTCTGCTCAATGTAGAACCGGTTGCCTACAGAACCTTACGATACCGTTTGTTTGAAGTTGTTCTCAAATCAGATCAGTTGACTGCGTGTTCTCCTGGTCACTAAAGGGTGTTTCTCATGGGTTTTGTTTATAGCATGGGACAGACGAGGTCAcctctgaagaggaggaggaagaggagatgggagaggtctgtaatcacctttGCGCTAAACACCTGCTTGTTATTGATGGTTCAATAGAGGAAACGTTTAGCTCCATCCACCTGAGGGAAGGAACATGGTCCGCGTAGGCACATGAACTTAAATGATTTCTCAAACGGAAGGAGTCGGTGTTTTGTTGTTCCACACTGAAATGCTCCGACTGCAGCTCGTGCTCGCCTTCTTATTCTGGGAACACATTCCAGAACAATCTTTCTTGCATGGCTAGAAGTGTCCACGTTATGTGTGCAGTCATGAACTCGCATCCCTAGTCGCACATAACCAGGGATGTGGACGATGTTGGTATtgcatgcaataaaataatgctgTTCTTGTATTTTGACGTGCCGCCTACTGCGGTTGGTCAGTCGCGTATCCGACTGGCGGCGCGCTAACCCGTGGTTAAATGTGAACCAACAGGACATAGAGGATCTGGACCACTATgaaatgaaagaggaggagcctgtAGATGGGAAGAAATCTGAGGATGATGGCATTGAGAAGGAGAATCTGGCCATCCTGGAGAAGATCAGGAAGAACCAGAGGCAGGACCACTTGAATGTAAGTGCTGAGATCTGCTCGTCTCTTCTGCGTTTACCTGTTCATGTTCATTCGTTATCAGTTTGGGAATTAAGGaaattgatcaaatattttgcaCAGTTACTTTCTTAACTTACTCTTATGGAAGGATGTTTACCAGTTTATATTATGtgatgttaaaatgtgtccacTGCCATCGATTTGGGAATATTCCTTTTCCTGCAATATGTCCTGCTGGACTTCACACTCCAGTGTCCATTTCCAGGTTATTTGAAATAGGCCTAACTAAATTTCGGCATTCTAGTTTCCCACAGTGAAAGCCAATTGTTCCACGTGCGTGGAGAATTCAGTGTGCGAGCGTCGCTGTGGTGTGGTTGTTGATTTTGTACTGCTTCACAAGCCTTTAGAGACGATGTGGATGTGTCCATATATGTATAGCGTGTAGCAACAACGCAACAGTCTCTTTCCACACCTCGCTCCGCCCTTCTCTTAATACAGACGGTGTtttcagcaaacaggaacatgTCTGATCGCTGCTGTTGTGTGAAACATGAAACGCTCTCATATTAAAAAAGGGTTCAAGTGTCTTTGATGTATCCGTATTTGGACCAgagatgttcttgttttttctcaCACACTTAGCTGCAAGGTAACATGATTGTGGATTCCTGTGGGGCTGCTTTGCATGATCTCACATGACGGAGTGAAAGCTGATGGTAGTAATGCACATCCGTTTGCCTTTAAGCATCACTTCTCTAGAATTCCATTTAAGAGTAGTCTCTTGAGGCTGCTTCTATccataactttaaaaaaaaacgatcatattttctgttgcattaaacattttcttttctttctttttattttacagagcaATTACTTCACTTGCTCATCGTCCTGTTTAGTGGCTCAGCCGTGAGATGGATGTTGTGTATTTCCCGTTGACCTATTTCCTGTTTAATATTTTAGGTATCAGTGACACATTTTCTCAAGGGGTGCACTGATAAATATTGATAGCGGTGTGTAGTAGAATAAAGCATCCTCTGATGTTGGTTGATGTTCAGAGCAGATGACAGGTCTACGCATTTGGAGAATTTCAGAGCaccgtgtttgtttttatgaacATATTTTGCAGGGAGCCGTTTCTGGTTCGGTGCAAGCTTCCGACCGCCTGATGAAGGAGCTCCGGGAGATCTACAGGTCTCAGAGTTACAAGACGGGTATGCATGCTCTTTGTTTTACATCAGCACATTGAGAACCAGCAGGATCTTGTGACTCATATTTAACCACTTTGTTATGCAGGAATCTACTCGGTCGAGCTTGTTAACGACAGTTTGTATGAATGGCACGTCAAACTGAGGACGTGAGTGACTTTGGAATATTGTGCCTCATGCTGTGTTCTTTTCTTCATGTGCATGAACAGCGACTGAGTAATTAAGTGATATTCTCCAACAGGGTGGATCCAGATAGCCCCTTACACAGCGACTTGCAAGTCCtaaaggagaaagaaggaatGGATTACATTTTACTGAACTTCTCGTATAAAGTGAGTAAAATGATCTCTGTTTGGATGAAAATAGAACCCCAGGAGTCACGGAAGGCTACAAATGAACCGTTTTTGCTGTTCTTCTCCACAGGATAATTTCCCCTTTGATCCACCGTTTGTTCGGGTCGTGTCCCCAGTGCTTTCTGGAGGGTGAGTTCCTCCGCTTGGTACAATACtcaattgtgtgtttttgcaggcTTTCATTTTGCTGTTGTGATAACCATGtctctaaaaaaataaatgtcccacTTGCTAGTTATGTCTTGGGAGGGGGTGCACTGTGCATGGAACTCCTCACCAAACAGgtatgccacacacacacacacacacacacacacacgcacacgcacacttaaAGCCTGAAACGAATGACAAATTGTGCAGCATTAAAAGATATTACCCTGAATTGTGTTTCAAAAGTAGTTTAATTGGCGGTGTTGGGTTTCCTCCGTGCAGGGTTGGAGCAGTGCCTATTCAATTGAGTCTGTCATCATGCAGATCAATGCCACTTTAGTCAAAGGAAAAGCCAGAGTGCAGTTTGGAGCCAATAAGGTGAGTCAGAAAGCACTGGAGTTTCTGTTTCACGTGTATTCGTTCCTTGGCTGGTCCGTTAAATGCTCAGAAAGCATGagcatgatttattttgctcttcaGATTGAACCAAACATTACTTTATATTTCTAAGAAGTATTTTCATCAGCTGCCTCTTaagtgctttttctttttttactttgtgaaaTGGATCATACCTTATTGAAGTCTTTCTGCATAATGTTAGCATTATAATGAGCCATCAAATTTCCTATTAGAGAGAAATGTGCAGTTTTATCCAACATAATCTCTTCTTAATTGGTCTCTTAACAGTTTGTATTTGAGGATAAAACGAAATTATTGCAAGAAATCACTTCAAATCACTTTGTTGGGATTTTTAGGCATAATTATGGGTTGTGAGGCGTTTGGGGAAACTTTCAGTTTTACTTGAAGTGTGATAATCTAGTTTGAATGGGTCAACACATGTTCAACAGCATAGCATTATGGGATATTTTAACAGCTTTAAGTGCTTTAAAAAGTGAACAGATGGATTATTTGAAACTGTAGAATTCTTGCATCATGCTTGCATAACTCTTTCAGTGAAAGTAGCACATGAGCAGATGGTCTTCAGTTCTGCGCCTAAACGGGAAACATTCTGTCATAATATTGATTAAAAGTCATCAACACTCAACGACTGAAGTTTCTCAGGTTAAGAGGAAATAGAGGTGACTGACTGTTGTAAGCATGCTTTGGTTTGAGAAAGCAGCCATAATGTTATCTATATATTGATTAAATTATAACCTAGAAACCTCAAAAACATGCCTCTTGTGCAGACTCTCCATTGCAGCAGATACTGCCGACAGTTTGTAAGCCGTGTGACCACAGCTTTCTTATTCTGATTTCACAAAGAGAATTTAGACTGACCTGCTAGACTAGTCTTAATTTAGTCCAATTTAAATTACTGGAAGCTCTTGACTTTATTTtactcttttgtttttgctggagTTAAGTTGGAGCAGTCAGATATATTTGTTAGTTTGAGAATTGTTTCAGTATAACCA is a window encoding:
- the LOC137906621 gene encoding ubiquitin-conjugating enzyme E2 Q2-like isoform X2 gives rise to the protein MSVSGLKAELKFLESIFDPNHERFRIIDWKPDELSCQFNVTGDKLLIIHCNITESYPSTPPIWFVDSDDPSLTQVLERLEDVRKGSTLLLQQLKKLICDLCRLYNLPQHPDVEMLDQPLPAGPVGQDRKHGTDEVTSEEEEEEEMGEDIEDLDHYEMKEEEPVDGKKSEDDGIEKENLAILEKIRKNQRQDHLNVSVLQGAVSGSVQASDRLMKELREIYRSQSYKTGIYSVELVNDSLYEWHVKLRTVDPDSPLHSDLQVLKEKEGMDYILLNFSYKDNFPFDPPFVRVVSPVLSGGYVLGGGALCMELLTKQGWSSAYSIESVIMQINATLVKGKARVQFGANKNQYNLARAQQSYKSLVQIHEKNGWYTPPKEDG
- the LOC137906621 gene encoding ubiquitin-conjugating enzyme E2 Q2-like isoform X1, producing the protein MSVSGLKAELKFLESIFDPNHERFRIIDWKPDELSCQFNVTGDKLLIIHCNITESYPSTPPIWFVDSDDPSLTQVLERLEDVRKGSTLLLQQLKKLICDLCRLYNLPQHPDVEMLDQPLPAGPVGQDRKHGTDEVTSEEEEEEEMGEDIEDLDHYEMKEEEPVDGKKSEDDGIEKENLAILEKIRKNQRQDHLNGAVSGSVQASDRLMKELREIYRSQSYKTGIYSVELVNDSLYEWHVKLRTVDPDSPLHSDLQVLKEKEGMDYILLNFSYKDNFPFDPPFVRVVSPVLSGGYVLGGGALCMELLTKQGWSSAYSIESVIMQINATLVKGKARVQFGANKNQYNLARAQQSYKSLVQIHEKNGWYTPPKEDG